The proteins below are encoded in one region of Oncorhynchus tshawytscha isolate Ot180627B unplaced genomic scaffold, Otsh_v2.0 Un_scaffold_1341_pilon_pilon, whole genome shotgun sequence:
- the cacng4b gene encoding calcium channel, voltage-dependent, gamma subunit 4b: MAWCDRGVQTLLATVGAFAAFSLMTIAIGTDYWLYSRAYICNATNASTDDTQSQPKKARGDLTHSGLWRICCIEGINVGSCYRINHFPDDNDYDTDSSEYLLRIVRASSVFPILSTCLLMLGGLCLAVGRIYSNRNSILLSAGILFVAAGLSNIIGIIVYISSNAGDPSDKRDEDKKNTYSYGWSFYFGALSFIVAEMVAVLAVNIYIEKNKEVRFHAHRDFIRSMSSSSPYSRIPSYRFRRRTPHSSSRSSDASQEHSPARLKGGTSATGPLGELTMYTLTREGGLKGGVTENAYSPEHGSADFLQLHNCFPNDQKDGVNRRTTPV, encoded by the exons ATGGCGTGGTGTGACCGTGGGGTTCAGACACTGCTGGCTACCGTGGGGGCTTTCGCCGCTTTCAGCCTCATGACCATAGCCATCGGGACGGACTACTGGCTGTACTCACGGGCATACATATGCAACGCAACCAATGCCAGTACGGATGACACCCAGTCACAACCCAAGAAGGCAAGGGGAGATCTTACGCACTCTGGGCTGTGGAGAATATGTTGTATTGAAG GGATTAACGTAGGGAGCTGTTACCGTATCAACCACTTCCCAGATGATAACGACTATGACACAGACAGCTCAGAATACCTCCTGC gTATTGTGCGGGCATCCAgtgtgtttcctatcctcagcaCCTGTCTGCTGATGCTGGGGGGGCTGTGTTTGGCCGTGGGACGTATCTATAGCAACAGGAACAGCATCCTGCTTAGCGCCGGCATCCTGTTCGTAGCCGCAG GCCTGAGTAACATCATTGGCATCATTGTCTACATCTCCAGCAACGCCGGCGACCCCAGTGACAAGCGGGATGAGGACAAGAAGAACACCTACAGCTACGGCTGGTCCTTCTACTTCGGAGCTCTGTCCTTCATCGTGGCCGAGATGGTGGCCGTCCTGGCTGTCAACATCTACATCGAGAAGAACAAGGAGGTCCGCTTCCACGCTCACCGCGACTTCATCCGCTCCatgtcctcctcctcaccctactCACGCATACCCAGTTACCGCTTCCGCCGGCGGACGCCCCACTCCAGCTCGCGCTCCTCTGACGCTTCGCAGGAGCACTCGCCGGCGAGGCTGAAGGGTGGGACCTCAGCAACGGGGCCGTTGGGAGAATTGACCATGTACACGTTGACCCGTGAGGGGGGTCTGAAAGGGGGTGTGACGGAGAACGCATACAGCCCCGAGCACGGCTCAGCCGATTTCCTGCAGTTGCACAACTGCTTCCCCAATGACCAGAAGGACGGGGTCAACCGGCGCACCACGCCCGTGTGA